One segment of Vibrio gazogenes DNA contains the following:
- a CDS encoding S41 family peptidase — protein sequence MKQLIQISVVASMVILSGCNHKLNENRNDDKSVEPSIWVSENYGSALKIISDSVTEYEFTADYCVLTNQETLSKETFAKRYQQMGDQFVSYIYPGLNAYPNDYTIKYVKHAELPNSCLTNLSVVNAAENDPPRNLNMFLQTFDQYYYNLDVPGIDWTLMKQNVLGEVSDDSTREQLFNMMSSMIGPLQNGHAYVFDQDKLARFRQRDRPVLFDRLQQEYIDDHGLVAPFSESENTAIQQYIDDNEVLIQSIITNQLNLSGSLGEHIIWGKGKSDNIGYLYIDGWSDFVADNDHAETLAVFRQTMNQVMDDFALTDGMVIDLRFNGGGYAYLARALAEYFVDHQTLGYIKSARDGAGFEPEHDIYLEPQFPGYRKPVAVLISHTTASAAELSALMLSASDQVILIGERTQGMLSGSLGKTLPNGFRFGISNIKTLSADRMNYDQVGIPPAITTSFFAKNDRTNGIDKGLEAAFNWIESR from the coding sequence ATGAAACAATTAATACAAATCAGTGTGGTTGCATCAATGGTTATTTTAAGCGGTTGTAATCATAAGTTGAATGAAAATAGAAATGACGATAAATCGGTTGAACCAAGTATTTGGGTATCAGAGAATTATGGGTCTGCATTGAAAATTATATCTGATTCGGTGACCGAGTATGAGTTTACTGCTGATTACTGTGTACTGACAAATCAAGAAACACTCAGCAAAGAAACGTTTGCGAAACGTTATCAGCAAATGGGTGATCAATTCGTTAGCTATATTTATCCGGGTTTGAATGCTTATCCAAATGATTACACGATAAAATATGTGAAACATGCTGAATTACCGAATAGTTGTCTCACCAATCTGAGTGTTGTCAATGCGGCGGAAAACGATCCGCCCCGAAACTTGAATATGTTTCTCCAGACCTTTGATCAATATTATTATAATTTAGATGTGCCCGGTATTGACTGGACGCTGATGAAACAAAATGTACTTGGCGAGGTTTCTGACGATTCAACGCGAGAGCAACTTTTCAATATGATGTCATCAATGATTGGCCCATTACAGAACGGCCATGCTTATGTATTCGATCAGGATAAGCTGGCTCGGTTCAGACAACGGGATCGGCCGGTTTTATTCGACAGGTTACAGCAGGAGTATATCGATGATCATGGTCTGGTTGCTCCTTTTTCCGAATCTGAGAATACGGCAATTCAACAATATATTGATGATAACGAGGTGCTCATTCAGTCTATTATTACCAATCAACTGAATCTGTCGGGGAGTTTAGGTGAGCATATTATCTGGGGAAAAGGAAAGAGTGATAATATTGGTTACCTGTATATTGATGGATGGAGTGATTTTGTCGCGGATAATGATCATGCCGAAACTTTAGCGGTGTTCAGACAAACAATGAACCAAGTTATGGATGATTTTGCATTAACCGATGGAATGGTGATTGATCTGCGCTTTAATGGTGGCGGTTATGCATATCTTGCAAGAGCCTTAGCCGAATATTTTGTTGATCATCAAACCTTAGGCTATATCAAGAGCGCCCGTGACGGGGCTGGATTCGAGCCCGAGCATGACATTTATCTTGAGCCACAATTCCCAGGTTATCGAAAGCCGGTTGCTGTTCTGATTAGTCATACGACAGCATCCGCTGCTGAGTTATCGGCACTGATGCTCAGTGCCTCGGATCAAGTCATTTTGATTGGTGAAAGAACGCAGGGGATGTTATCGGGCAGCTTAGGTAAAACGCTCCCTAACGGGTTTCGCTTTGGTATATCGAACATAAAGACCTTATCAGCCGATCGGATGAACTATGACCAAGTTGGTATTCCTCCGGCGATCACCACTTCATTTTTTGCGAAAAATGATCGCACCAATGGCATCGATAAAGGGCTTGAAGCTGCTTTTAACTGGATTGAATCTCGTTAA